A single Myxocyprinus asiaticus isolate MX2 ecotype Aquarium Trade chromosome 50, UBuf_Myxa_2, whole genome shotgun sequence DNA region contains:
- the LOC127439171 gene encoding transmembrane protein 88B-like: MCGMSVLLDDGGGDEDFDVDDGIRMLPPPPAQCDGGVWGARRGRCGCVLWALVLLLWNVMLVLVCVGLMVLVFTFVLLPAALLLYAGFLCHSRVLASPTPLCRYLDDNSCSALIILGFIMMSPLVVVAAATFCALLRRLHLLLYFQPITGAWYRGRGLGWRWDIHAWV; encoded by the exons ATGTGTGGTATGTCTGTGCTTTTGGATGATGGTGGAGGCGATGAAGACTTTGATGTTGATGATGGGATACGGATGCTGCCGCCTCCTCCAGCACAGTGTGACGGGGGGGTGTGGGGGGCCCGGCGGGGTCGCTGCGGGTGTGTTTTGTGGGCACTGGTTCTGCTGCTGTGGAACGTGATGTTGGTGCTGGTGTGTGTgggcctgatggttctggtgttcACTTTCGTACTGCTGCCCGCCGCTCTGCTGCTGTACGCCGGCTTCCTGTGCCACTCGCGG GTTCTGGCATCACCGACTCCTCTCTGCCGTTACCTTGACGATAACAGTTGCTCCGCCCTCATCATCCTGGGCTTTATTATGATGTCACCGTTGGTTGTGGTCGCTGCGGCGACATTCTGCGCTCTTCTCAGGAGACTCCACCTCCTCTTATATTTTCAGCCAATCACAGGAGCTTGGTACAGAGGGCGGGGCCTGGGCTGGAGGTGGGACATCCATGCTTGGgtttga